From the Burkholderia sp. WP9 genome, the window GGTCGCCGGCTATGGCCACGCCGCGATTGTTGGGCCCGCAACAAAACGTCGTGACCGAGCCCATCTTGTGCTTGTAATGCCAGAACTCCTTGCCCGTGACCGCGTCGACCGCATACACGTGGTTAAACGAGGTGGTAATGAACATCACACCATTCGATACGATCGGCGCCGTTTCCATCGACTCGTTGACGGCTGTCTGGAAGATGAAAGCCGGTCTGAGTTTCGCCACGTTCGTCTTGTTGATTTGTGCGCCGCGGTAGTAGCGCGTCTGCGCGTAGGAACCGTTCGAAAGCAACCAGTCGTTCGACGTGGTGGCCGCCTTGTCGAGTTGATCCTGACTCACGGGCTGCAGCGTCGACGGCACGGGTGAGCTCGTCGTAGTCGAAGTGTTCTGAACTTCGTCGGCGGCAAAAGCAGAAGGTAGGCCGAATGCAATGGCGAGCAGGGAAAGACCAATAGCATCTGGAATGCGAACGAATGGCATGAGCGTCTCCTTGGCTTTTTATTGTTCAAGAATTTCAGCGCTGGAGTGCGGCATTCATCCACGCCAGCAATGGCGTAGAAAAGCAGGATGGCACAACCCTCTCAAACAACAAAAGCGTACGATTTAGAACCGTTGATTGCTTTGTCAGAATGGGTCGGCTGCGCACAGACGGGCGAAGGTCATGCCCTCGCCCCAAAAGGCCGGCTCGCTTAAGCGTAGGCGATACGCTCCAAATTTTCCAGACCCTCGACAGGTATTGAGCAGAGCGGACTTACCCGTATGACGAGTTCGCACGTCCGGCGCTCACGGGACGCGTGGCCGAGTGAAACTCCGGTGCGAATCGCCAGGCGAGCAACAGCAGCGCAAGCAGCGCGGGACACCAGCGCAAATCCGTCGGCACCGGTTCGCGGTGAGCGAATCGCGCATCGAGCAGGGCCTCGCTCAAGGACGCAGTGCTCGACAGGCGGCGATATCCGAAGCCGATCTGTTCGGCCACGGCGGCAAGGTAATGCCCGTGCAATTCGGACAGCTCCTCGTGGCTTTCCGCCCGCGTTTCGGATCCCGGCCGCGTAGGCACCTGGATCACGTCCTCTGCCTGCCAGTAGCCGTCACGCCGACCGTCGGAATCGGTGCGCGGAATGGGCGCGGCCTGATCGCCACCAACGCCGATCAGCCAGCCCTTGATCTGAGCGGGGTTGATGTCCCGCGCCGGCGCATCCGAAGGCAGGATTGGCGGCGCCTCCTGTCCATCGGTGACGAACACGACAGCCGCGCCATGACCGATATCCTGCGCCACGCGAACCGCGGAATAGACGCCGCCCTCGGCAATGCGGCTCCAGTTGGTCCAGCGCATTCGCCAGTCGATCCTGTCGAGCGAGGACAGCAACGCATCGTAGTTGCTGCAGACTTCGACGGGCGGCAGCAACAGCAACGTCCGCTGACCGGTGAACACACTCCACCCAAGCTTCGACCCGCATGGCAATCGCCCCAGCGCGTCGCGCGCCGCAGCCCGCGCGAACGCCAGGCGGCTCACCGGTGCGCCATTCAGTGCGATGTCCTCGACATCCATGCTCTGCGTAATGTCGAAGGTGACGATGTAGCTGAACGTATTGCGCGGCAGTATCACGCGAGGCATGGCGACCGCGGCGATCAGCAACACGAGCGCCACGGGCGTCGTCCAGTGCCGCCGTCCGGAAAGCCCGCGCTTCGGCGCGCCGAATCTCATGGCAGATCCTTGCTCTGCGGATCGCTCACCTTGACGTTGTGCTGCGACTTGACCTCCGGCGATTCCGCCGTGGAGTGCGTTTCAGGCGCGAGCCATAGCGCCCGTTCGAGGTTATAGCGCGCATCCCAATCGTCCGGCGCGGCACGCAGCAAAGTCCGGTAGCGCGCCTTGGCCTCCTCGATCATGGCGGCCGAGCGAATCGTGCCGGACCGGCTGTCGCCCATGCTCTCACGCAGGTACATGTTGCCAAGATCGAACAGTGCCGCGCGCCCTACGTCGCCAGATTGCGCGTCGCGGATCAGGTTTTCGAAGAGCGGACCTGCCCTGTCGTAGGCACCCGCGTTCGACAACGCGATGGCGCGCGCGAGTCGAACCTGGCCGTCCTCGCGTCGACCCTGTTCGTCGCGCGGAGCGCCTGTCGCGGCCGCTTTGCCGGCTGTTTTGGCTGTTTCAGCCGCGACTGCCGCGACGGCCTCATTGACGTGCTGCGCGTGCCGCAGGCGAACCCCGTCATACGCCGCGACACCGGCGCAACACAGCGCGACGGCCGCGAAGATGAGATGAATCGACGCGCGCTTCATGACCAGGCCCGCACCTGAAGCAGCCGCAAAGCCAGCAACAGCGCACAACCGGCCAGCGCGAGCGCGAAACAATACGGGCTGAGATCCTGCCGTGGCAAATGCTCGACAAACGAAGTCCGCGCGTTTTGCTGGCGATTGATCTCGGCCATCGCGTCCTTCATCGCTCGCGCATCGCCGGCCTGAAAAAGCCGGTACGGGGTCTTCAGCGAGAGGAAGAAGCGATGCAACTCGGCTTCGGCCGAAGACTCACTCGCGGGAACCGCAGCGTTCAGATCGGGACTGTAGGTGCCGCTGCGCAAGTAGATAAAGTAAAGCGCGATCTGGTTGCGCATCAGTCCATCCTGAATGAGGCGCCGTACTTCCGCGTCGAGTCTCGCACCACCGTCCGAGACGAGCACGATCGCCCGGCGCCCCGACGATGCCCAGCCATTGAACTCGCCGATGGCCGCCAGCAACCCATGGTCGAGTTGCGTGTCCGGCATGCCGCGACCCACCGCCGTACCTGCAATCGCGGCTTCGATCGCACGGGAGTCGTAGGTAAACGGCATCGCCAGCACCGAGCTCGTGCCGAACATCATGAACGCAAGCCGGTCGTTGGGCCGTTGAGCCAGGAAGTTCGTCAACGAAGCGCGCGCCACCTTGTTTTTCGATTCACCCGCCGGCGACTCCACGCCTTTGCTATTCATCGTTTCGTCCATGCTCGCACTGCGGTCCATCAGGATCAGGATCTGGGCTCCGCTGCCGGTACGCAGCACTTGTCGTTGCGAGCGTCCCGGGCCGGCGAGGCCAACGACAATCGCCGCCATCGCCAGCACGGCACTGCCCCGCACGACGAAGCCGAGCCATTGCCCGACGCGATCCTCCGGAAGCCATGCGACCCAGGAGAAGGCCAGCGTGTCGCCGCGTCGCGGCAACAACGGCAGCGCGGCTAACGGCACGAGAACAAGCAGCCACGGATAGGCGAAATCGAATGCCGTGTTCATCGCTGATGGCGCTGCTCTGCGCGATACAGTGCGCGGCACAGCCCTCGTAGCGGATAACGGGCGAGCGCCGGTGCAGGCGTGAAGAAACGCTCGGTCGATTGCTGATAGAACTGTTCGAGTTGCGTGCGTAGCGGCTGCAAATACGGCGCTCGCGCGAACAGGCTGGGCAAAGAACCCGCGTGAACGACATGGCCCGCTGTTTCATTCAGTGCGCGGTGCAGGCAGAGCCATGCATCGGCAGACGTGTCCGCGTTCGGCGGGTTCAGCCGCCGCATCTGCCGCCACGCGCGCGCAAACGGCAACCGCGCCGACTCGCGCCAGTTGCGCCACCGCCACCAACCCGCCCACGACAGCAGCGTCAGCAGTAGCAGGCCAAGCGCGAAACTCGCCTGCCGCCGCAGCGGCGCGGTCGGTAGCGCAGGAGCCTGCCGGTCAGGCCGCATCAGTTGCAGGTCACCGGCATCGAAGGCATCGACCTGTGTCATCGGGCCGATGCTGAGCGGCCACTCCGCGACCTGCAGCGTCGCGCCGGACGCCGAGGTCAATGTCAACGCCGGCAGAGCAATCCTGGTGAGCGTGGGCGCGACGTTGACGATCTGGTAGTCGATTACCATCCAGCGGCGGCCGTCGGCATCGGTTTCGAACCGGGCGGCCCTCCGTTCCAGCCACTCGTCAGTGCGGCCGACGGAAGGCGGCGCCACCGAACCCGCATCGTGATCGCCGGCGGACAGCAGAATGCGTTGCGTGAGGATATCGCCGAGCAGGTGGCCGAATGCGCGCGGCTGTTGAACCGTTGGCTGAGACACAACGGCCGGCCCTGCGGCGACGCTCATTAACGGCATCGGTGCCAACACCACCACCAACAACCACGCTAGCGAAGAGACAAACCTCTTCGCTACAGATGTCCCGCGCAGCGAACTATATGATCTGCCAGCGCAGCGCCCATCGAGTCTCATGCGATCGTCTCCAGAAAATAGCGCGACATCGCCTCTGGATCAAAAGCACTCTCGATGTAAAACGGCTGCATGCCACGCTTGCCGAACATCGTCGCGAGTTCAGCACGCCGCCGCGCGACAGCCTCGCGCCAACGCGCGCGCACGCTGCCACGCAGCCATAGCGTGCGCTGCCGGGCGGACTCGGCGTCACGGACCGCAAGCAGCGGCGCGCCGTGCGGTGGTGCGATCTCAGCGGCATCCCAGACCACCATCGGCACCACACACGCATGAACCAGCAGGTCGAGTACGGCGGGCAATTCCGCGAGCGGCCAGTGAAAATCCGAAACAAGGAAGATCAGCGCGCGCCGCCCGGCCAGCGTCGAAGCGGCGCGCTGCAGCCCGGCAATGCCGCCGCTTCCGGCTGTGTCGCTCGTGCTGTCACGCAACATCGTCGCGAGCAGGTTGCCGACGCCCCGGCCGTATCGCGCCGGCATGAATAGATCGTCACGCGCGGCGTTATCGAAGGCGAGCATGCCCAGCTGATCGCCGACGCGAAACGCGCTGTATCCCAACGCCTCGACAAAGTCGGCGGCAACCTGCAATTTCGTCTGGCGCGTGCCGAAGTGCATGGAAGCGGAAACATCGACGATCACCTGCACCGGCACCGCAGCGCGCTGCAGGTGAACCCGCACCAGCCATTCGGAGCGTGCGGCGCGCACGCTGGCGCGCAGATCCAGGCGGCGCGGATCCGGGTAGTCGAAAAGGCGGCCGTGCATTGCGAATTCCTGGCCGGCGCCGAAGCTCGATCCCGGATGCGAGCCGGGACGAGAACCGCCTGCGCGCATCGGCAAACGGTAGTGAAATTCGGGGGTCGCGTTCATGGCTCAGGGTACGGCCAGCCTGTTCATGATTTGCGCCGTGAGCGCTTCGGCGAGCTCCTGGCGGCGCAGTTCGTAGATCGGCGTGAAGAACACGCGATGCCCGAGCGCCGGCATCAGCACCGCATGAATATCCTCCGGCACCAGATGCGTACGGCCGGCCAGCCACGCCACCACGCGCGCGGCGCGCAGCAGCGCGCTCATGCCGCGAGGGCTCGCGCCCGCCAGAATGAGGCGATCCATGTCGACACCGTCGAGCGCAATGCCGAAACGCTGTGGCGTTTCCGTTGCCTGCCAGATATCCAGAACGTAGCGCTCGATCGTCTCGCTCGACTGCACACTCTCCTGAATGACCGCGCCGACCTGGTTCAACTGTTCCCATGGAACGATCGCGGGCGGCAGTCGCGCAAGCAGCATGTCGACGTCATGGAACGTCGGATCGAATACCAGCGCCCGCCGCACGTCGGGCTCGGTCGGCGTGGGCATGCCCAACTCGAACAGGAAGCGATCTCGCGCGGCCGATGCAAGCTCGAAGGTCTCTTCCTTCTCGACCTTGTTGCGGTCGGCGAAGACCGTCATATGCGGAAAGCGGAATTCGCGATCGAACGCCCACACCGAACGCTCCGCCATCGCGCGCAACAGAAGCGACTGAACCTGCGGGCGCGCGCGATTGATCTCGTTGAAAAAGAACGTGCTCAGCCCCTCGCCGTGTCGAAGCAGCGGACCGGGGTCGATGCGCGGCCTGCCCTCGGCGTCGACGTACGTGTGATAGACGAGATCGCCCGGCATCAGATCGATGGTGCCTTCCACGCGCTCGAACTCCCCGCCCACCACCCGCGCAAACGCGCGCAATACGGTTGTCTTGCCGACACCGACTCCGCCTTCGAGGAGCACATGACCGCGGGCAAACAGGGCGACGGTGATGAGACGGATGATCTGCGGCTGGCCGATCACGACGCGCGAGACTTCATCTTCGATCTGCAGCGCATGCACGCGCCAGTCCTGAAGCAATTCGCCAGCACCCATCGATGCAATCCCCTATAGCAGACAATTCAGGCGCGGGCTCGTCATGAACCCACCAAATGAATGTGCTTCTCATGGCTATGCGCGGACGTCGCCGCATACTCTGTGCCAGTACGCT encodes:
- a CDS encoding MxaL protein, whose translation is MRFGAPKRGLSGRRHWTTPVALVLLIAAVAMPRVILPRNTFSYIVTFDITQSMDVEDIALNGAPVSRLAFARAAARDALGRLPCGSKLGWSVFTGQRTLLLLPPVEVCSNYDALLSSLDRIDWRMRWTNWSRIAEGGVYSAVRVAQDIGHGAAVVFVTDGQEAPPILPSDAPARDINPAQIKGWLIGVGGDQAAPIPRTDSDGRRDGYWQAEDVIQVPTRPGSETRAESHEELSELHGHYLAAVAEQIGFGYRRLSSTASLSEALLDARFAHREPVPTDLRWCPALLALLLLAWRFAPEFHSATRPVSAGRANSSYG
- a CDS encoding MxaK protein → MKRASIHLIFAAVALCCAGVAAYDGVRLRHAQHVNEAVAAVAAETAKTAGKAAATGAPRDEQGRREDGQVRLARAIALSNAGAYDRAGPLFENLIRDAQSGDVGRAALFDLGNMYLRESMGDSRSGTIRSAAMIEEAKARYRTLLRAAPDDWDARYNLERALWLAPETHSTAESPEVKSQHNVKVSDPQSKDLP
- a CDS encoding vWA domain-containing protein, whose amino-acid sequence is MNTAFDFAYPWLLVLVPLAALPLLPRRGDTLAFSWVAWLPEDRVGQWLGFVVRGSAVLAMAAIVVGLAGPGRSQRQVLRTGSGAQILILMDRSASMDETMNSKGVESPAGESKNKVARASLTNFLAQRPNDRLAFMMFGTSSVLAMPFTYDSRAIEAAIAGTAVGRGMPDTQLDHGLLAAIGEFNGWASSGRRAIVLVSDGGARLDAEVRRLIQDGLMRNQIALYFIYLRSGTYSPDLNAAVPASESSAEAELHRFFLSLKTPYRLFQAGDARAMKDAMAEINRQQNARTSFVEHLPRQDLSPYCFALALAGCALLLALRLLQVRAWS
- a CDS encoding calcium incorporation protein MxaA, translating into MSVAAGPAVVSQPTVQQPRAFGHLLGDILTQRILLSAGDHDAGSVAPPSVGRTDEWLERRAARFETDADGRRWMVIDYQIVNVAPTLTRIALPALTLTSASGATLQVAEWPLSIGPMTQVDAFDAGDLQLMRPDRQAPALPTAPLRRQASFALGLLLLTLLSWAGWWRWRNWRESARLPFARAWRQMRRLNPPNADTSADAWLCLHRALNETAGHVVHAGSLPSLFARAPYLQPLRTQLEQFYQQSTERFFTPAPALARYPLRGLCRALYRAEQRHQR
- a CDS encoding VWA domain-containing protein, which produces MNATPEFHYRLPMRAGGSRPGSHPGSSFGAGQEFAMHGRLFDYPDPRRLDLRASVRAARSEWLVRVHLQRAAVPVQVIVDVSASMHFGTRQTKLQVAADFVEALGYSAFRVGDQLGMLAFDNAARDDLFMPARYGRGVGNLLATMLRDSTSDTAGSGGIAGLQRAASTLAGRRALIFLVSDFHWPLAELPAVLDLLVHACVVPMVVWDAAEIAPPHGAPLLAVRDAESARQRTLWLRGSVRARWREAVARRRAELATMFGKRGMQPFYIESAFDPEAMSRYFLETIA
- a CDS encoding MoxR family ATPase, with product MGAGELLQDWRVHALQIEDEVSRVVIGQPQIIRLITVALFARGHVLLEGGVGVGKTTVLRAFARVVGGEFERVEGTIDLMPGDLVYHTYVDAEGRPRIDPGPLLRHGEGLSTFFFNEINRARPQVQSLLLRAMAERSVWAFDREFRFPHMTVFADRNKVEKEETFELASAARDRFLFELGMPTPTEPDVRRALVFDPTFHDVDMLLARLPPAIVPWEQLNQVGAVIQESVQSSETIERYVLDIWQATETPQRFGIALDGVDMDRLILAGASPRGMSALLRAARVVAWLAGRTHLVPEDIHAVLMPALGHRVFFTPIYELRRQELAEALTAQIMNRLAVP